The nucleotide sequence TCGGACTTGCAGACAGCTGCAGGATTTATCAGGCTTCCACATCAGAATTATACGGAAAGGTAGAGGAAGTTCCCCAGAACGAGAAGACTCCTTTCCATCCTTATTCACCTTATGCAGTTGCAAAGCAGTACGGTTTCTGGATCGTAAAAGAATATCGTGAAGCTTATAACATGTTCTGCTGCTCTGGAATTCTTTTCAATCATGAGTCCGAGAGACGTGGAGAGACTTTCGTAACACGTAAGATAACACTTGCTGCTTCCCGAATTGCACAGGGTAAACAGGAAAAGCTCTACCTTGGAAATCTTTCATCACTCCGTGACTGGGGTTATGCCAAGGATTATGTAGAGTGTATGTGGCTCATGCTCCAGAACGAAAAGCCGCAGGATTATGTTATCGCAACAGGCGTACAGCACAGCGTTAGAGAATTTGCCACACTTGCTTTCCATCACGCAGGTATCGAGCTTGAGTGGAAGGGTTCGGAAATGGATGAAAAGGGTATAGATAAGGCTACAGGAAAGGTTCTTGTAGAAGTTTCTCCTGATTTCTATCGTCCGACAGACGTTGTAAATCTCTGGGGCGATCCGAGCAAGGCTAAGAAAGAACTTGGATGGAATCCTACAAGCACTTCCTTCGAAGAACTTGTAAAGATCATGGTTGAACATGATATGCAGAAGGTTGCTGTAGAAAGAGCAGAAGAGCATATAAAGACAAATCTTGAAGAATATCTTGAAAAGGGCGTTGTAAAATAATTATGAATGTAAAAGCAATGGAAAAAAATGCAAAAATATATGTAGCCGGACATCGTGGAATGGTCGGCTCAGCAATTGTTCGTGAGCTCGAGAGACAGGGCTATACAAATATTATCACAAGAACCCACAAAGAGCTTGACCTGATGAGACAGGTGGATGTAGAAGCTTTCTTTGAGGCAGAAAAGCCGGAATACGTATTTCTCGCAGCTGCAAAGGTTGGTGGAATCGTTGCCAATGAATCCGCACTTGCAGATTTTATGTATGACAACATGATGCTCGAGATGAATGTAATTCACAGCGCATGGAAAAACGGATGCAAAAAGCTTGAGTTCTTAGGATCTTCATGCATTTATCCGAGAATGGCACCTCAGCCAATGAAGGAATCATGTCTTTTGACAAGTGAGCTTGAAAAGACAAACGAGGCTTATGCACTTGCAAAGATCAGCGGACTTAAGTATTGTGAATTCCTTAATCGCCAGTACGGAACAGATTATATTTCGGTAATGCCTACAAATCTTTACGGACCGAATGATAACTATCACCCTACACATTCTCATGTGTTGCCGGCACTTATCCGTCGTTTCCACGAAGCTAAAGAGGCAAATGCTGAAAGTGTAACATGCTGGGGTGACGGAAGTCCGTTAAGGGAATTCCTTTATG is from Lachnospiraceae bacterium C1.1 and encodes:
- the gmd gene encoding GDP-mannose 4,6-dehydratase — its product is MKKALITGVTGQDGSYLSELLLEKGYDVHGIIRRSSVDFRERIAHLEGHPRFHLHYGDLSDTSSLVKVIGSVRPDEIYNLAAQSHVQVSFDSPEFTADIDATGVLRVLEAVRIVGLADSCRIYQASTSELYGKVEEVPQNEKTPFHPYSPYAVAKQYGFWIVKEYREAYNMFCCSGILFNHESERRGETFVTRKITLAASRIAQGKQEKLYLGNLSSLRDWGYAKDYVECMWLMLQNEKPQDYVIATGVQHSVREFATLAFHHAGIELEWKGSEMDEKGIDKATGKVLVEVSPDFYRPTDVVNLWGDPSKAKKELGWNPTSTSFEELVKIMVEHDMQKVAVERAEEHIKTNLEEYLEKGVVK
- a CDS encoding GDP-L-fucose synthase, producing the protein MEKNAKIYVAGHRGMVGSAIVRELERQGYTNIITRTHKELDLMRQVDVEAFFEAEKPEYVFLAAAKVGGIVANESALADFMYDNMMLEMNVIHSAWKNGCKKLEFLGSSCIYPRMAPQPMKESCLLTSELEKTNEAYALAKISGLKYCEFLNRQYGTDYISVMPTNLYGPNDNYHPTHSHVLPALIRRFHEAKEANAESVTCWGDGSPLREFLYVDDLANLCVFLMNNYSGNETVNAGTGKELTIKELTELVAKVIGYNGKIEWDASKPNGTPRKLLDVSKATNLGWTYKTELEDGIRLAYDDFLHNPMRAER